GAAAAGACCAAACAGCCGACACGGCTAATATTGGGTGGCATGCATGGTAAGGTATACATCATACCCGACGCAGCAATGCTGTTGCCATTATCGTTTACAAGTACAGATCTGAAATAATCAGAAAAGGGAAGAAGATTTGCCCGCCATTTTAGCTTCATGCTCTAGTAACCATTGCTTACGGTGAAGTCCACCCGCATAGCCGGTTAACTTTCCATCAGCACCAACTACTCGATGGCATGGAATAATAATACCAATCGGGTTCTTTCCATTAGCCGATGCTGCAGCACGAATGCTTTTTACATTCCCCAAACGTTTGGCCATGTGCAGATAAGTAACCGTTTCGGCGTATGGTAGCTTCATGAGTTGATCCCATACTTTTTGTTGAAACGCCGTGCCTGCAGGCTGAAGTGGCAGATCAAACTGCTTCCTTCTTCCTGCAAAGTATTCATCTAATTGGTTGATAGTTGCTTTCAGAACAGACGATGTTGTGTTTGCTGTTTCTGCAACCGAGATGTCATCACGAAACGATACAGTAGTCAAGTGTTCATCTTCCGACTCTAATAAAATTGTACCTATAGGTGAATTGTAATAAACAGTATGAAGTAATTCGTCAGCCAATTCTTCCTCCGTTTTGAACCTTCTTATCCGGTGTTAGCAAAATAACTTCTTTGTTTTCGTCATACACACCCAATACCAAACACTCGCTGAAGAAATTAGCAATTTGTTTTACGGGGAAGTTTATAACAGCAACGATCTGTTTTCCGATCAACTCTTCTTTGTTATAATGATGTGTTATTTGTGCCGATGAACGCTTAATACCGTGTTCACCAAAATCAATGGTTATTTGATAAGCAGGTTTTCTTGCATTGGGGAAATCAGTTACTTCAATAACAGTGCCTGCACAAATTTCTACTTTTTCAAAATCGGTCCATGTAATCAATTCACTCATCCGATTCATTTAATTGTGCGGCAAGTGAGAGAAGATCGTTTTTCTTATAGGCATTCTTTTCATTGTCAAAACACTTTGCATATTCTTCCAGCATACGTTGTATGATGCGTTTGTTGTTAAGTGGTTTGAAATAAGAAGCAGTAGGAGGTACGCTGATGCGTTTGAAATATGTTTCAACATCCTTGTGCGAAAAAATTTGTCCGGAAGCTCCATCCATATAAAACTGGATATGTTCAGGCGGAAATTCACTGTTGGTATTATTTTCCGGATCATCATCAAAGTAAGCCAGTATAAACTGGCGTGGGATGTTGATCATGTACAGATTAATATCAAGCAGGCTTGCCATTGAAAGAAGCAAAATGCCAATCGGTATGGCATTGCCTTTTTTCACTTCCACCAGTTTA
The DNA window shown above is from Lacibacter sp. H375 and carries:
- a CDS encoding methylated-DNA--[protein]-cysteine S-methyltransferase: MADELLHTVYYNSPIGTILLESEDEHLTTVSFRDDISVAETANTTSSVLKATINQLDEYFAGRRKQFDLPLQPAGTAFQQKVWDQLMKLPYAETVTYLHMAKRLGNVKSIRAAASANGKNPIGIIIPCHRVVGADGKLTGYAGGLHRKQWLLEHEAKMAGKSSSLF
- a CDS encoding tRNA-binding protein, encoding MSELITWTDFEKVEICAGTVIEVTDFPNARKPAYQITIDFGEHGIKRSSAQITHHYNKEELIGKQIVAVINFPVKQIANFFSECLVLGVYDENKEVILLTPDKKVQNGGRIG